The genomic interval AGGCGCGTGCAAAATGCACTCatacttttatcataaatgtCTCAACATATGTCTGACTGATGCTTTACGAAATGAAGtggatatattttaataaattaatcagtattttataatgtatttgtaatgttaactataaatttttgttaataaatgaatttttataaatgtcttTTCTCTGTCTCCATCGCTAGAAGATGGCATATCTTTAACCTCAAAAGAATTCTCATTAAGgcaatgtattaaaaaatttggtttgttACCATTCAGTCACACCCCGATCTGTAACACTGTTACTCAATCGGAAAAAAATTCCCGTTGTGTAGCAGTGGTACACATTGCAACTATCGTTTTCCCAATGAGTCACACTGTTACAGTAACAGTGTTACAGATCGGAGTGTTACTGAATGGGAACAAACCAAAAATTGGCCTGGCtcagatttaaaaacacatatttataaGTCTGTGTTTACATAGATACAATAACATACTTTACAATCGAAGGATGTTTTAGTTTActttgaaaacaataaatatatattcttcgacatttctagttaaaattttagtcTTCGTGACTGTCGGCCttttctaccccgtaatgggATAAAGGAATAGGTATCCGGaccgtaataaataaaaaaaaaatacggacGTTCCGTTTCATTCACCTGATTCACCTGTATTTTGACATTTGATTGACGTAtgcaaaaaaatgttattttatttgacgtatGTATTTCACTGTATGGCGTAGACTGAAAAATAATTGCAGTACCTACGAGAATCGAATAAAACTTCCTGTGATGATATCATTCATATACTAATACATTTACAATTGCATATTGTGGAACATTGTGAAGCTATTCCAAGTATTTCATGTACCTTGTGTATCTGAAACAATGGCGAAAACGAAAGTTACAGGAGCTACTAGAAGGCTCAAGCAAGATTATTTCAGGCTGAAAAACGACCCCGTACCATATGTTACCGCCGAGCCAGTGCCGTCAAATATCCTGGAGTGGCATTATGTGGTCAAAGGTCCTGAAAAGAGCCCTTACGAGGGCGGATACTACCATGGGAAAATCATATTTCCTCGTGAGTTTCCTTTCAAGCCGCCCTCTATCTACATGATCACACCAAATGGAAGGTTCAAAACAAACACTAGACTGTGCCTTAGTATTACAGATTTCCATCCCGATACGTGGAATCCAGCGTGGTCCATATCGACAATTCTAACTGGGTTACTAAGCTTTATGCTTGAAAAAACACCAACATTGGGCTCGATCGAGACGTCAGACTATCAGAAGCGATGTTTGGCCGCCGAGTCCTTGGAGATCAacttgaaaaacaaaatgttttgtgAATTATTCCCAGATTATGTGGAAGAGATTGAGTTGCAGCTGAAGCAGCGACAGGAAGCTATGCTGCACTCTGTCAACACACACATGAACAGTGAAAGTGACATGACGACGACAGAGCAGCAGTCGAGCCTGTACTACATTCTGACCAATTTGTTTGTGCTTGTTGGCTTTGTTTTCCTTGCATACATGGTCAAATATGTACTTGTGTCAATATCTAACGACTAGGCAgcataatgtattttatgtaaatattgtaatttattttgtaaataaatattccaatcAAGGCACATAGTGATATTAAATGGGGGTGAACAGTTGCAAATTTGTCTTTGGAATGTAAAATTGCTGATTGCCCTATAACTTTTTATACTGGCTGATGTTACTCtggtatgtattaaattaatgtcaGTAAGTTTATTAAGTTAGAGCTCCATTAGGATTGAGAATTCAAAGTGAATATCACagattttattactttcactTGAACAAACAATTGTATAACTATAATCATTATGTACATGATGTACTGTTTGGTTTCGTAgtctgcaaaaataattatgttcttGCTGATGagtcatttcttttttgacaaattagtaagaaaattttagaaatttacacttttttttggttaagctgaaaatttttgtttgaaggtctacttttttcataatattgtaTTCAAAATTACAATGTAGGATTATAGTTTTCAGTCCACAATAAGATTGGACTTACAATATAACTAGGCGCACATGATGGTGGACATTcctaaaataagtaatgtatATTGTGTGAAAatcacattatttaaaaactgtaaaattgaaaaaattcttcaacatgaatattataattataaattgttataaaatgaCAGTTAAAGTGTAGtcaaaattgataaattataaataatataattttgttatatgtataagcATTTATGTCTGATTCCATGAGGGAAGACtgtaagtttatttcaaatttaattcatttagacatcatttt from Amyelois transitella isolate CPQ chromosome 16, ilAmyTran1.1, whole genome shotgun sequence carries:
- the LOC106129090 gene encoding ubiquitin-conjugating enzyme E2 J2-like: MAKTKVTGATRRLKQDYFRLKNDPVPYVTAEPVPSNILEWHYVVKGPEKSPYEGGYYHGKIIFPREFPFKPPSIYMITPNGRFKTNTRLCLSITDFHPDTWNPAWSISTILTGLLSFMLEKTPTLGSIETSDYQKRCLAAESLEINLKNKMFCELFPDYVEEIELQLKQRQEAMLHSVNTHMNSESDMTTTEQQSSLYYILTNLFVLVGFVFLAYMVKYVLVSISND